One part of the Aurantibacillus circumpalustris genome encodes these proteins:
- a CDS encoding tetratricopeptide repeat protein encodes MFGQLTATGDENKIDSLLTLIKTEKEDTNQVNILTSLGFEYSVQNFSKAKFYLNKAEQLARKLAFKKGVANSLSYLGIAYETQGDYFEALNAQIAALKIREEIGDKSGISYSIHYIGDIYFGQSDLSEKTSSKEDYNSKALEQFFKALQIAEEAGNEKSVANTFNCIGNSYREQENYSSALDYYFKAVKIRERIGDKINLSTTFVNIGKLYLKQENYPTALEYLFRALKLSEELGHKRTTIKALGTIGIIYFKQKKYDKSIEYCNKSIALGKKVGYLEYIAKANNWLSQIYSADDFTGHNSDRAFEYYKAYIMEKDSIDTKKASQVELQFDFDRKEELAKVEHAKQIAISETEKKKQKIIIWSIASGLLFVIVFAGFIFRSLHITQKQKSIIEAKEKETQLQKHLIEDKQKEILESITYAKRLQEAILPPKEFVNKHVPDNFILYRPKDIVAGDFYWAECVGSKFFIAAADSTGHGVPGAMVSVVCSNALNRSVKEFGLRETGKILDKTRELVIETFEKSTSEVKDGMDISLLCIDRQNQKVYWSGANNPLWYIQNNELKEIKADKQPIGKTDHAKPFTTHELEYKENTTFYLFTDGLADQFGGPNGKKFKYKQFSDLLLQHSNLDPEQQTLLIDKVFSEWKGELEQVDDVCVIGIKI; translated from the coding sequence ATGTTTGGACAGCTTACTGCAACTGGCGATGAAAACAAAATAGACTCTCTTCTCACTCTTATTAAAACTGAAAAGGAAGACACGAATCAAGTAAACATTTTAACCAGTTTAGGATTTGAATACAGTGTCCAGAACTTTTCTAAAGCAAAATTTTACTTAAACAAAGCGGAACAATTAGCCCGAAAACTTGCCTTTAAAAAAGGAGTTGCAAATTCATTATCATATTTAGGTATTGCTTATGAAACTCAAGGGGATTATTTCGAAGCTTTAAATGCGCAGATTGCAGCATTAAAAATAAGAGAAGAAATTGGCGATAAATCGGGAATTTCTTATTCTATTCATTACATAGGCGATATTTATTTTGGCCAGAGTGATTTATCTGAAAAAACTTCCTCAAAAGAAGATTACAATAGCAAAGCTTTAGAGCAATTTTTCAAAGCATTACAAATCGCAGAAGAAGCTGGAAACGAGAAAAGTGTAGCAAATACGTTTAATTGCATCGGAAACAGCTATAGAGAGCAAGAAAATTATTCTTCTGCATTAGACTATTATTTCAAAGCAGTAAAAATAAGAGAACGCATTGGCGATAAAATAAATTTGTCTACAACATTCGTTAATATTGGAAAACTTTATTTAAAACAAGAAAACTATCCTACCGCTCTTGAATATCTTTTCAGAGCTTTAAAATTATCAGAAGAATTAGGGCATAAGAGAACTACTATTAAAGCACTAGGAACCATTGGAATTATATATTTTAAGCAAAAAAAGTATGACAAGTCAATCGAATATTGTAACAAAAGCATAGCGCTAGGCAAAAAAGTTGGTTACCTTGAATACATTGCTAAAGCAAACAATTGGCTCAGTCAAATTTATAGCGCTGATGATTTTACTGGACACAATAGCGATAGAGCATTTGAGTATTACAAAGCTTACATTATGGAAAAGGACAGCATTGATACAAAAAAAGCAAGTCAAGTAGAATTACAATTTGATTTTGACAGAAAAGAAGAATTAGCAAAAGTTGAACACGCCAAACAAATAGCAATTTCGGAAACAGAAAAGAAAAAGCAAAAAATTATCATTTGGTCAATTGCAAGTGGATTGTTGTTTGTTATAGTGTTTGCGGGCTTCATTTTCCGTTCTTTACACATTACACAAAAACAAAAATCAATTATTGAAGCCAAAGAAAAAGAAACCCAACTGCAAAAACATCTAATTGAAGACAAACAAAAAGAAATTTTAGAAAGCATTACCTACGCCAAACGTTTACAGGAAGCCATTCTACCACCAAAAGAATTTGTGAATAAACATGTGCCAGATAATTTTATTCTTTATAGACCAAAGGATATTGTCGCCGGTGATTTTTATTGGGCTGAATGTGTTGGAAGCAAATTCTTTATTGCAGCCGCAGACAGCACTGGGCACGGTGTTCCTGGCGCCATGGTTTCTGTAGTTTGCAGTAACGCTTTAAACCGAAGCGTAAAGGAATTTGGATTAAGAGAAACTGGAAAAATTCTCGATAAAACACGAGAACTTGTCATAGAAACCTTTGAAAAAAGCACCAGCGAAGTAAAAGACGGCATGGATATTTCGCTGCTTTGCATTGATAGACAAAATCAAAAAGTGTATTGGAGTGGCGCAAACAATCCGCTTTGGTATATTCAAAACAATGAACTCAAAGAAATTAAAGCCGATAAACAACCTATTGGTAAAACTGATCATGCAAAACCATTTACCACGCACGAACTAGAATATAAAGAAAACACCACCTTCTATTTATTTACAGATGGTCTTGCAGATCAGTTTGGCGGACCAAATGGCAAAAAATTTAAGTACAAACAATTTTCAGATTTGTTATTACAACACTCTAATTTAGACCCAGAACAACAAACTTTACTCATTGACAAGGTGTTCTCTGAATGGAAAGGAGAGTTAGAGCAAGTAGATGATGTGTGTGTGATTGGGATAAAGATATAA
- a CDS encoding DUF983 domain-containing protein, with amino-acid sequence MKTAKGNLVANILTEKCPRCGEGHVFEKKKFFQFPVMKKNCNVCDYQFDREPGYFLGAMYLSYGLAVLQGLITFLTFYFFFPSVPILYVAFTIVGVIFLFSLKNFKLSRIIYIHIFPW; translated from the coding sequence ATGAAAACAGCAAAAGGCAATTTGGTTGCCAATATTCTTACTGAAAAATGTCCAAGATGTGGAGAAGGGCATGTGTTTGAGAAAAAGAAATTCTTTCAGTTTCCGGTAATGAAAAAGAACTGTAATGTGTGCGACTATCAATTCGATCGTGAGCCGGGTTATTTTTTAGGAGCCATGTATTTGAGTTATGGTTTGGCGGTTTTGCAAGGACTTATAACTTTCCTCACCTTTTATTTTTTCTTTCCCTCTGTTCCAATACTTTATGTAGCGTTCACAATAGTTGGGGTGATTTTTTTATTTTCTCTCAAGAACTTTAAACTATCACGTATTATTTACATTCATATATTTCCCTGGTAG
- a CDS encoding 3-hydroxybutyrate dehydrogenase, translating into MKTALITGSTSGIGLGIATEFAKTKQYNIIFNGLETNGAEIAASVGKEYGIETLYSGANMLKPEELRKMVTDGIAKFGKIDILINNAGIQYVSPIDEFPDEKWNAIIAINLTSAFHLSKAVWPGMKTNKFGRIINIASAHGLNASEFKSAYVASKHGIVGLTKTLGLEGAPFNITCNAICPGYVKTPLVEKQIGDQAKAHNMSESDVVNKVMLLKQAVKEFVSVETLGQMALLLAAEHSNTITGTAISIDGGWNAQ; encoded by the coding sequence ATGAAAACAGCATTAATTACCGGAAGTACAAGCGGCATTGGTCTTGGAATTGCAACAGAATTTGCAAAAACAAAACAGTACAACATTATTTTTAACGGATTGGAAACTAACGGAGCTGAAATTGCAGCATCGGTCGGTAAAGAATATGGCATAGAAACCCTATACAGTGGTGCTAACATGTTGAAGCCTGAAGAACTACGTAAAATGGTAACCGATGGTATTGCTAAGTTTGGAAAGATTGATATACTCATTAATAATGCCGGTATTCAGTACGTTTCTCCTATTGATGAATTTCCTGATGAAAAATGGAATGCTATTATTGCGATTAATTTAACCTCTGCCTTTCACTTAAGCAAAGCCGTTTGGCCTGGAATGAAAACAAATAAATTTGGTAGAATCATTAATATCGCTTCAGCGCACGGATTAAACGCCTCCGAATTTAAAAGTGCCTATGTAGCCAGTAAACATGGTATCGTTGGTCTTACCAAAACATTAGGTTTAGAAGGTGCGCCTTTTAATATTACTTGTAATGCAATTTGTCCAGGTTATGTAAAAACTCCTTTAGTTGAAAAACAAATTGGCGATCAGGCTAAAGCACATAACATGAGCGAAAGCGATGTGGTAAATAAAGTAATGCTCTTAAAACAAGCTGTAAAAGAATTTGTAAGTGTAGAAACTTTAGGGCAAATGGCTTTATTATTAGCGGCAGAACATTCTAATACAATTACAGGAACAGCTATTTCTATTGACGGCGGTTGGAACGCGCAGTAA
- a CDS encoding carbonic anhydrase — protein MSKKINDPEYFKKLSLGQKPDYLWIGCSDSRVPANEVTNTESGEMFVHRNIANLVVHTDLNLLSVLEYAVNVLGVKHVIVCGHYGCGGVRASMGNDMHGFVDNWLRNIKDVYHENMKELEAIPDFDKRADRLTELNVIEQVRNLAKTGIVQNAWKTRELHLHGWVYGINSGLITDLSVIHDGSEDIDPIYRFKI, from the coding sequence ATGTCAAAAAAAATTAACGATCCGGAATATTTTAAAAAACTTTCTTTAGGACAAAAACCCGATTACTTATGGATAGGTTGCAGCGACAGTCGTGTTCCGGCTAATGAAGTTACCAATACTGAAAGTGGTGAAATGTTTGTTCACCGAAACATTGCAAACTTAGTAGTTCACACGGACCTTAATTTATTAAGCGTTTTAGAATACGCAGTTAATGTTCTTGGTGTAAAACATGTGATTGTTTGCGGTCACTACGGTTGTGGGGGTGTAAGAGCTTCTATGGGGAATGACATGCATGGTTTCGTGGATAACTGGCTTAGAAATATTAAAGATGTTTATCACGAAAACATGAAGGAACTTGAGGCGATTCCAGATTTTGACAAGCGCGCTGATCGCTTAACTGAATTAAACGTGATTGAACAGGTGAGAAATCTTGCAAAAACCGGAATCGTTCAAAACGCTTGGAAAACAAGAGAATTACACCTTCATGGCTGGGTTTATGGCATTAATAGCGGTTTAATAACAGACTTAAGTGTAATCCACGATGGTTCAGAAGACATTGACCCTATTTACAGATTTAAGATATAA
- a CDS encoding SulP family inorganic anion transporter codes for MKSNITNLRSGIVVFLVALPLCLGIALACNVPLFSGILAGIVGGILVTLFSGSTLSVSGPAAGLTSIILVAVSALGSFEIFLAAVLFAGAFQIVLGLIKAGGVGNFVPSAVIKGMLAGIGIILIMKQIPHLVGYDRDPEGNFDFFQQDGHNTFTDLYYMFDYISPGAVIIGIVSILILLMGERAFYKNDKILSLIPTPLLVVVVGALLNISFNKYGSLLISPEHMVALPVIKNFGDLSNTLIFPDFSSIYKPGFWGVVITLAAVASLESLLSLEATDKLDPEKRYSNSNKELIAQGIGNMACGLIGALPVTAVIVRSSANIHAGATSKLSSIIHGALLLLAIFLIPNVLMLIPNASLAAILVITGYKLTKLDLFKEHFKKGIDQFLPFLVTIVVMLTTDLLKGVGAGVAVSLFFIIRYNIKSSFEIAEDIIDGKRNYLIKLPQYITFFNKGFIITYLNKVKTESRVIIDGSINRTTDKDVQEVFHDFAEKAKENNIEIQLVKYKIL; via the coding sequence ATGAAATCAAACATCACAAATTTAAGATCAGGAATTGTTGTCTTTTTAGTTGCTCTACCATTATGTTTAGGTATTGCACTTGCTTGCAACGTTCCATTATTCTCTGGAATTCTTGCAGGAATTGTTGGAGGTATTCTTGTTACTTTATTCAGCGGTTCAACACTAAGTGTAAGTGGTCCTGCGGCAGGGCTCACTTCAATTATTCTAGTAGCTGTTTCAGCTCTTGGCTCTTTCGAGATTTTTCTTGCAGCCGTATTATTTGCGGGAGCGTTTCAAATAGTACTAGGCTTAATTAAGGCAGGTGGCGTTGGAAACTTTGTTCCCAGTGCAGTTATTAAGGGCATGCTTGCTGGAATCGGTATTATTCTAATCATGAAACAAATACCTCACTTAGTAGGCTACGACCGCGACCCTGAAGGTAACTTTGATTTTTTTCAGCAAGATGGTCACAACACCTTTACTGACCTTTACTATATGTTTGATTACATATCACCTGGTGCTGTAATTATTGGGATTGTTTCCATTCTCATACTACTAATGGGAGAAAGAGCCTTTTATAAAAATGATAAAATTTTATCATTGATCCCTACTCCACTCTTAGTAGTTGTTGTGGGTGCTTTGCTCAATATTTCTTTCAACAAATATGGATCCCTATTAATTTCACCAGAACATATGGTTGCGCTTCCTGTAATTAAAAACTTTGGTGATTTGAGCAACACACTCATTTTTCCAGATTTCAGTTCAATTTATAAACCTGGATTCTGGGGTGTAGTGATCACACTGGCTGCTGTTGCAAGTTTAGAATCATTATTAAGTCTTGAAGCAACCGATAAACTTGATCCAGAAAAACGTTATTCAAATTCAAATAAAGAACTCATTGCACAAGGCATTGGCAATATGGCTTGTGGACTCATTGGTGCGCTTCCTGTTACCGCAGTGATTGTAAGAAGTTCGGCAAATATACATGCAGGAGCAACTTCTAAGTTATCTTCCATCATTCATGGCGCACTATTATTGTTGGCTATATTTCTAATACCAAACGTACTCATGCTTATTCCCAACGCTTCCTTGGCTGCCATACTAGTAATTACAGGTTATAAACTCACCAAACTTGATTTATTTAAAGAGCATTTCAAAAAAGGAATTGATCAATTTTTACCGTTTTTGGTTACTATTGTAGTGATGCTTACGACAGATCTTCTAAAAGGAGTTGGTGCTGGAGTTGCGGTTTCTCTTTTTTTTATTATCCGTTACAATATAAAATCTTCCTTCGAAATAGCTGAAGATATTATAGATGGAAAACGAAACTACTTAATTAAATTGCCGCAATACATTACCTTTTTTAATAAGGGGTTTATTATTACTTATCTTAATAAAGTTAAAACGGAAAGTCGTGTTATCATTGACGGTTCAATCAACAGAACAACAGACAAAGATGTGCAGGAAGTTTTTCACGACTTTGCCGAAAAAGCAAAAGAAAACAATATAGAAATACAACTCGTAAAATATAAAATACTTTAA